The following coding sequences are from one Ruminococcus flavefaciens AE3010 window:
- the pknB gene encoding Stk1 family PASTA domain-containing Ser/Thr kinase: protein MDKNIGKKLDGRYEITELIGVGGMAEVYKGVDVIDNKTVAIKILKKEFAENEEFLRRFRNESKAIAVLSHPNIVKIYDVGFSEKIQYIVMEYIDGITLKEYIEEEKVLTWKDTVHFVIQILRALQHAHDKGIVHRDIKPQNIMMFTDGTIKVMDFGIAKFAREEGKTATDQAIGSVHYISPEQASGNVTDAKSDIYSVGAMMYEMLTGKKPFDSDNPVAIAVMHMHDIPERPRAINPDIPDGLEEIVLRAMEKAPEDRYQTTAEMISDIEAFKADPSISFGYYTEEGDEEEELLDSNAGTEVQSESRQEVANAYAAKAKAPVAAAAAAGAGSGYSSGGSVSQRYNDAYTDNYDDGYDDDEDDDDEEEERSSLVVPVLTAVVVVVIIVAVIFVATMLSGLLRNSANKNGKTMPDLYGWDYNQAYAAYSGDIKFEIESQEYNEADEGTIIKQSIEKGAVFNKGDVCKVVISKGMETVEVPHVRDVNVELVKTQLKERGLQFTVQKTSDAEIKPNYVIKSEPEEGTEVHKGTTVVLYVSMGANAEQITMEDYIGKTAEDAAILAGYKNLNVKTEPTPSYEKEGIVVDQEPKKGTKIEAGSEITLYVSDGTIPNGKVEIDLSFPGEANGRFSIDFILTDEKNKTKAVSTGTLVCPEMSGYSLPIEGSGQSVRATAILSNLSTGAKANYGSYTLNFAKGTYTTDSENAWNAFEQVGAFKKEEPTTEAPPPATTQQQQEQPTQNDDRVPGVNGEWNRPNTPDGWEDYQAGINGNWETQEDGQTVWKWFN, encoded by the coding sequence ATGGACAAGAATATTGGCAAGAAGCTCGACGGAAGATACGAGATAACCGAGCTTATCGGCGTGGGAGGTATGGCTGAGGTCTACAAGGGCGTCGATGTTATCGACAACAAGACTGTTGCCATTAAGATACTCAAAAAGGAATTCGCAGAGAACGAGGAGTTTCTCCGCCGCTTCCGCAATGAGTCAAAGGCTATCGCGGTTCTCTCGCATCCCAATATCGTAAAGATATACGACGTTGGCTTCTCCGAGAAGATACAGTATATCGTTATGGAGTACATCGACGGTATCACTCTCAAGGAGTATATCGAAGAGGAAAAGGTGCTCACATGGAAGGACACCGTACACTTTGTTATACAGATACTCCGTGCTCTCCAGCACGCTCACGACAAGGGCATAGTTCACCGTGATATCAAGCCCCAGAACATTATGATGTTCACTGACGGCACTATCAAGGTCATGGATTTCGGCATCGCAAAGTTCGCCCGTGAGGAGGGCAAGACCGCTACCGATCAGGCTATCGGAAGCGTTCACTATATCAGCCCCGAGCAGGCAAGCGGAAACGTTACCGACGCAAAGAGCGATATCTACTCCGTGGGCGCTATGATGTACGAGATGCTCACAGGCAAGAAGCCCTTTGACAGCGATAACCCCGTTGCTATCGCAGTAATGCATATGCATGATATTCCCGAGCGCCCCAGAGCTATCAATCCCGATATCCCTGACGGCCTTGAGGAAATAGTTCTCAGAGCTATGGAAAAGGCTCCCGAGGACAGATACCAGACAACTGCCGAGATGATAAGCGATATCGAAGCCTTCAAGGCTGATCCCAGCATATCCTTCGGTTACTATACAGAAGAGGGCGATGAGGAAGAGGAGCTCCTTGACTCAAATGCAGGCACCGAGGTACAGTCCGAGAGCAGACAGGAAGTTGCCAATGCTTATGCAGCAAAGGCTAAGGCTCCTGTGGCAGCAGCTGCCGCAGCAGGTGCAGGCTCGGGATATTCTTCGGGCGGCTCTGTATCACAGAGATACAACGACGCTTATACCGACAATTACGATGACGGATATGATGACGACGAGGACGATGACGACGAGGAGGAAGAACGTTCTTCACTGGTAGTCCCCGTACTCACGGCTGTAGTCGTAGTAGTTATCATAGTTGCGGTGATCTTCGTTGCAACTATGCTCAGCGGACTTCTCAGAAACAGCGCTAACAAGAACGGCAAGACAATGCCCGACCTCTACGGCTGGGATTATAATCAGGCTTATGCAGCCTACAGCGGCGATATCAAGTTTGAGATCGAGAGTCAGGAATACAACGAAGCAGACGAGGGTACTATCATCAAGCAGAGCATCGAAAAGGGCGCTGTATTCAACAAGGGCGATGTCTGCAAGGTTGTTATCAGTAAGGGTATGGAGACCGTCGAAGTACCTCATGTACGAGATGTAAATGTTGAGCTTGTAAAGACTCAGCTCAAGGAACGCGGACTGCAATTCACTGTGCAGAAGACCTCCGATGCTGAGATAAAGCCCAATTACGTTATAAAGTCAGAGCCTGAGGAGGGCACAGAGGTCCACAAGGGCACAACAGTCGTACTCTACGTCAGCATGGGTGCTAACGCAGAGCAGATCACTATGGAGGACTATATCGGCAAGACAGCAGAGGACGCTGCTATCCTTGCAGGCTATAAAAACCTCAATGTTAAGACAGAGCCTACACCTTCATATGAGAAGGAGGGTATCGTTGTAGATCAGGAGCCTAAGAAGGGCACAAAGATCGAGGCAGGTTCAGAGATCACTCTCTATGTCAGCGACGGTACTATCCCCAACGGCAAGGTAGAAATAGACCTCAGCTTCCCCGGTGAGGCAAACGGAAGATTCAGCATCGACTTTATCCTCACAGATGAGAAGAACAAGACAAAGGCTGTATCAACAGGTACTCTTGTTTGTCCTGAGATGTCAGGCTACTCACTGCCTATCGAGGGTTCGGGACAGAGCGTAAGAGCTACTGCTATCCTTTCAAACCTCTCAACAGGTGCAAAGGCAAACTACGGAAGCTATACACTGAACTTTGCTAAGGGCACATATACAACAGACAGCGAAAATGCATGGAACGCATTTGAGCAGGTAGGCGCATTCAAGAAGGAAGAGCCTACAACAGAGGCTCCGCCACCGGCTACTACACAACAGCAGCAGGAACAACCGACACAGAACGATGACCGTGTTCCCGGTGTCAACGGTGAATGGAATCGTCCTAATACTCCAGATGGCTGGGAAGACTATCAGGCAGGTATAAACGGAAACTGGGAAACTCAGGAAGACGGTCAGACTGTCTGGAAATGGTTTAATTGA
- the rsgA gene encoding ribosome small subunit-dependent GTPase A, whose translation MSDKFSGIIIKCLGGLYSVESPDGIYECKARGVFRNRGISPCVGDRVDVEDGVITEIAPRKNCIIRPPLANLDQLIFIVSTCEPAPNYLILDKFIAIAEYKGITPVVVITKTDLGDSRPIHEIYAGIGIDVAEISYDDEASVERVSQLLSGKISAFTGNSGAGKSTLLNAVDPTLNIATGEISRKLGRGRHTTRHAELYKLSGGGYIADTPGFSTFETNRYDIIRKEELAGCFREFGGLTDKCRFRDCAHLCEKGCAVVEAVEKGDISRSRHESYKTMYEEAKQIKEWELK comes from the coding sequence ATGAGCGATAAGTTCAGCGGAATAATTATTAAATGCTTAGGGGGACTCTACAGTGTAGAGTCCCCTGACGGTATATATGAGTGCAAGGCGAGGGGAGTTTTCCGCAACAGAGGGATAAGTCCCTGCGTGGGGGACCGCGTTGACGTGGAGGACGGCGTCATCACGGAGATAGCTCCGCGAAAAAACTGTATCATAAGACCTCCTCTTGCAAATCTCGACCAGCTCATATTCATAGTGTCCACCTGTGAGCCTGCCCCGAATTATCTTATTCTGGACAAGTTCATAGCCATTGCGGAGTACAAGGGCATTACCCCTGTAGTGGTCATAACCAAAACAGACCTTGGGGACAGCCGTCCCATACATGAGATTTACGCCGGCATCGGCATAGATGTGGCTGAGATAAGCTATGACGATGAAGCCTCGGTGGAGAGAGTGAGTCAGCTGCTAAGCGGTAAGATAAGCGCCTTTACGGGCAATTCGGGAGCAGGCAAGTCCACGCTGCTCAACGCTGTTGACCCCACACTGAATATAGCCACAGGTGAGATAAGCCGAAAGCTTGGCAGAGGCAGACATACCACCCGTCATGCGGAGCTCTATAAGCTCAGCGGCGGAGGTTATATTGCCGATACCCCCGGTTTTTCCACCTTTGAGACCAACCGCTATGACATTATCCGCAAGGAGGAGCTGGCTGGCTGCTTCCGTGAGTTCGGCGGACTTACGGACAAGTGCCGTTTCAGAGACTGCGCACACCTATGCGAAAAGGGCTGTGCGGTAGTTGAAGCAGTTGAAAAGGGAGATATCTCCCGAAGCCGCCATGAAAGCTATAAGACCATGTATGAAGAAGCAAAGCAGATAAAGGAGTGGGAGCTCAAATGA
- a CDS encoding thiamine diphosphokinase — MRRCAIFAGGDMPDMDQYKKASYWEKYNCFICADCGYRHAVRLGIIPDVIVGDFDSYGEELPKGVEELRSVPEKDDTDTLMAIKKAIELGYSHIDLYGALGGKRFEHSFANIQAMIYALQQGCHLEIMGESHLLVQEADEGAVTYKNMNGGVYLSVFALTESVGVEYLRGVKYPLEDYRMVQSFPIGVSNEIEGDEAVLRIKDGLALVIITPKF; from the coding sequence ATGAGAAGATGCGCAATATTTGCAGGCGGAGATATGCCTGACATGGATCAGTACAAAAAGGCGTCATACTGGGAGAAATACAATTGCTTTATCTGTGCCGACTGCGGCTACAGACATGCTGTAAGGCTGGGGATAATCCCCGATGTCATAGTGGGGGATTTCGATTCCTACGGCGAGGAGCTTCCCAAGGGTGTCGAGGAGCTCAGAAGCGTCCCCGAAAAGGACGACACCGATACCCTTATGGCAATAAAAAAGGCTATAGAGCTTGGCTACAGCCATATAGACCTGTACGGAGCTCTTGGCGGAAAGCGCTTTGAGCACAGCTTTGCAAATATACAGGCGATGATATACGCTCTTCAGCAGGGCTGTCACCTTGAAATAATGGGCGAGAGCCACCTGCTGGTGCAGGAAGCCGACGAGGGCGCGGTCACCTATAAGAATATGAACGGGGGAGTGTATCTCTCTGTATTCGCACTGACCGAGAGCGTTGGCGTTGAGTACCTCAGAGGGGTCAAGTATCCTCTTGAGGACTACCGCATGGTGCAGTCCTTCCCTATAGGCGTGAGCAACGAGATAGAGGGAGATGAGGCTGTTCTGCGCATAAAGGACGGTCTTGCACTTGTCATAATCACTCCCAAGTTCTGA
- the spoVM gene encoding stage V sporulation protein SpoVM, producing the protein MVIRSPKFISGILRAIFGIKKEEQ; encoded by the coding sequence GTGGTCATAAGGAGCCCGAAGTTCATATCGGGCATACTAAGAGCCATATTCGGTATAAAAAAGGAAGAACAATAA
- a CDS encoding ABC transporter permease, translating to MMYDENNPIGAMPEEINYDPNVPRKDAPTGVTAPVLDDFGYAAPTAKKDGPTGVSAPVLDDMASFGSGAEKKGAPTGVSAPVLDDNIPYYGEKKGAPTGVSAPVLDDDSAPYTREKLVLSDDDIINGLTPDLRAKFDALPADKQQQIIDMRRTQLGAVAPPAQVSAPVLDEDNYTPPPKKEEPKQPEAPVSAPILDDEPEPPKYQPKYVDEDLERAKAEASKKAVSSQLVSDQKDSKASLQMMLQLKEEARQREAEKGFKLCIVLAVVGVITAVVFLLLYSGEFFGLGYKNGLDGINKTLQNSSLYIAGIVGICTLSLIAGIKGLKSLCSVVLLLFGIVQIFPGLPMIPQHKGSMVLVLVLYALSLAGTVFTFFMLSGSEAVGLYFTRNDKPRNRHEDEY from the coding sequence ATGATGTACGACGAAAATAATCCGATCGGCGCAATGCCCGAGGAGATAAACTACGACCCCAATGTCCCCAGAAAGGACGCTCCTACAGGAGTGACTGCTCCCGTACTGGACGACTTTGGATACGCTGCTCCAACAGCTAAAAAGGACGGCCCTACAGGCGTTTCCGCTCCTGTACTTGATGATATGGCTTCATTCGGCTCAGGCGCAGAAAAAAAAGGTGCTCCCACAGGAGTATCCGCACCTGTGCTTGACGATAACATACCGTACTACGGCGAGAAAAAGGGGGCTCCCACAGGTGTGTCCGCTCCCGTGCTCGATGACGACTCAGCACCGTATACCCGTGAAAAGCTCGTGCTCTCAGACGATGACATAATAAACGGACTTACCCCCGACCTCAGAGCAAAATTTGACGCTCTCCCTGCTGACAAGCAGCAGCAGATAATCGACATGAGAAGAACTCAGCTGGGCGCAGTTGCTCCTCCTGCACAGGTATCAGCACCTGTACTGGACGAGGATAACTACACTCCTCCTCCGAAAAAGGAAGAGCCCAAGCAGCCCGAAGCTCCCGTTTCAGCTCCCATACTGGACGACGAGCCCGAGCCCCCGAAGTATCAGCCCAAATACGTTGACGAGGACCTTGAAAGAGCAAAGGCTGAGGCTTCCAAAAAGGCTGTCTCATCACAGCTGGTATCAGACCAGAAGGACTCAAAGGCAAGCCTGCAAATGATGCTCCAGCTCAAGGAAGAGGCTCGTCAGAGAGAAGCCGAAAAGGGCTTCAAGCTGTGCATAGTACTTGCAGTGGTAGGTGTTATCACAGCAGTAGTATTCCTGCTGCTCTATTCGGGAGAATTCTTTGGTCTGGGATACAAAAACGGACTTGACGGCATCAATAAGACACTTCAGAACTCCTCGCTCTATATTGCGGGGATCGTAGGAATATGCACCCTTTCTCTCATAGCAGGCATAAAGGGCTTGAAGTCACTCTGCTCAGTGGTTCTCCTTTTATTCGGCATAGTGCAGATATTCCCCGGACTCCCCATGATACCCCAACATAAAGGCAGCATGGTGCTTGTACTTGTGCTGTATGCACTGTCACTGGCAGGAACCGTATTTACATTCTTTATGCTCTCGGGCAGTGAGGCTGTAGGACTTTACTTTACAAGAAACGACAAGCCCCGCAACAGACACGAAGACGAATATTGA
- a CDS encoding transglutaminase domain-containing protein, with the protein MKFSAKKLAIVSALVVLSAFSAPCRAFAAQTSVPQISQNCVFSSTDDAAQQMRAYLKEHSSDFEIEISANVAPKETVGQIMIYKAFDETGNGSEGDYLRFGVKKLNCKIYLKNDSYRLVYHIDYYTTAEEEEKLTQKTDELLASFHTDGLSDYNKALLIYRYVTSKVTYSSDISDKYAYTAYSAMENGNAVCQGVAQLLYRLYNDSGIPCRIIAGVARDSDGVREDSYHVWLLTKIDGKYYLSDPTWDLSAVNDNFRYFLKGSDEFDNVSNMKHIPQNDNGLTFPEYNSDEFQSAYPVTAANAPQPGCSSGDIDGSGSINALDASFILSDYSRFSTCGMSALTISQKSFADVNNDNSVNAVDASCVLAYYAYSSCGGKDSIDDYIKNEVLNDVRRK; encoded by the coding sequence ATGAAATTCTCCGCAAAAAAACTTGCGATCGTCTCAGCACTCGTTGTTCTCAGCGCATTCTCTGCGCCATGCAGAGCTTTTGCCGCACAGACGTCCGTACCTCAGATATCACAGAACTGCGTATTCAGCTCCACTGACGACGCTGCTCAGCAGATGAGAGCGTACCTTAAAGAGCACAGCTCTGATTTTGAAATAGAAATAAGCGCAAACGTGGCTCCAAAAGAAACTGTGGGACAGATCATGATATACAAAGCCTTTGATGAAACAGGCAATGGCTCAGAGGGCGATTATCTCCGCTTCGGAGTAAAAAAGCTGAACTGCAAGATATACCTGAAGAATGATTCCTACAGGCTCGTCTATCATATCGATTACTATACCACTGCCGAGGAGGAGGAAAAGCTCACTCAGAAGACCGATGAGCTTTTAGCTTCTTTCCATACCGACGGGCTTTCGGACTACAACAAAGCCCTGCTTATCTACAGATATGTCACATCAAAGGTCACATATTCCTCCGACATATCCGACAAATACGCCTATACAGCGTACAGCGCAATGGAAAACGGCAATGCCGTATGTCAGGGAGTTGCACAGCTTCTCTACAGACTTTATAACGATTCGGGGATACCCTGCCGTATCATCGCAGGTGTCGCCCGTGACTCCGACGGAGTCCGCGAGGACAGCTACCACGTATGGCTGCTGACAAAAATAGACGGTAAGTACTACCTCTCCGACCCCACATGGGATCTGAGCGCGGTAAATGACAACTTCCGCTATTTCCTCAAGGGCAGCGATGAATTCGACAATGTTTCCAATATGAAGCATATCCCTCAGAACGATAACGGTCTGACCTTTCCCGAATATAACTCCGACGAATTCCAAAGCGCCTACCCCGTAACTGCCGCAAACGCTCCTCAGCCCGGATGCAGCAGCGGAGACATAGACGGCAGCGGCAGCATAAATGCTCTGGACGCTTCTTTCATACTCAGCGACTATTCGCGCTTTTCAACCTGCGGCATGAGCGCACTGACTATCTCGCAGAAAAGCTTCGCCGACGTAAACAATGACAACAGCGTCAATGCTGTGGACGCTTCCTGCGTCCTTGCTTATTACGCTTACAGCTCCTGCGGCGGCAAGGACTCCATAGATGATTATATTAAAAACGAGGTGTTGAATGATGTACGACGAAAATAA
- a CDS encoding adenylosuccinate synthase: MPANIVVGTQWGDEGKGKIIDILASRADVVVRSQGGNNAGHTVVNNGEVYKLHLVPSGILYPNALNLIGAGVVLDPKDFIGELDSLESRGIKTQGHLKVDPRAQIVMPWHIALDGLSEAFRGGKDIGTTKRGIGPTYMDKYERCGIRMYDLVHPEVLAEKIQSTGKLKNEIITKVYGGEAFDLDAVTKEYTEYGKRLLPYMDDVSVLTFEAHKAGKTIMFEGAQATLLDIDFGTYPYVTSSHPLSAGVCVGTGVGPKVITNIIGVAKAYTTRVGKGPFPTELDDAIGDQIRNVGGEFGTTTGRPRRTGWFDAVIVRHSVRVNGLDSLAINKLDTLANIDTLKMCVAYKKPDGSIIKEFPPTLEELEGCQPIYEEFPGFTEDISKCTSFDELPANCKSYIARLEELVGCHVSMVGIGPDRAQILER; encoded by the coding sequence ATGCCTGCAAATATTGTAGTCGGAACTCAATGGGGAGACGAAGGAAAGGGCAAGATCATCGATATCCTTGCTTCCCGCGCAGACGTTGTAGTACGCTCACAGGGCGGCAACAACGCAGGTCACACTGTTGTAAATAACGGTGAGGTATACAAGCTTCACCTTGTACCATCGGGTATTCTCTACCCCAACGCCCTCAACCTCATCGGCGCAGGTGTAGTTCTTGATCCTAAGGACTTTATCGGCGAGCTTGACAGCCTTGAATCAAGAGGCATCAAGACTCAGGGACACCTTAAAGTAGACCCCCGTGCTCAGATCGTTATGCCTTGGCATATCGCTCTCGACGGTCTTTCAGAGGCTTTCCGCGGCGGCAAGGACATCGGTACTACCAAGAGAGGCATTGGTCCTACATATATGGATAAATACGAGCGCTGCGGCATTCGTATGTACGATCTCGTTCACCCCGAGGTACTGGCTGAGAAGATACAGTCCACAGGCAAGCTGAAGAACGAGATAATCACAAAGGTATACGGCGGTGAGGCTTTCGACCTTGACGCTGTTACAAAGGAATACACAGAGTACGGCAAGAGACTTCTCCCCTACATGGACGATGTTTCCGTACTCACATTCGAGGCTCACAAGGCAGGCAAGACCATCATGTTCGAGGGCGCTCAGGCTACTCTCCTTGATATCGACTTCGGTACATACCCTTACGTTACATCTTCGCACCCCCTCTCAGCAGGCGTTTGCGTAGGTACAGGCGTAGGTCCCAAGGTCATCACAAACATCATCGGTGTTGCCAAGGCTTATACTACCCGTGTAGGCAAGGGACCCTTCCCAACAGAGCTTGACGACGCTATCGGCGATCAGATCAGAAACGTTGGCGGCGAGTTCGGTACTACCACAGGCAGACCAAGAAGAACAGGCTGGTTCGATGCAGTTATCGTCCGCCACTCAGTAAGAGTAAACGGCCTTGACAGCCTTGCTATCAACAAGCTTGATACTCTCGCCAATATAGATACACTCAAAATGTGCGTAGCTTACAAGAAGCCCGACGGCAGCATAATCAAGGAGTTCCCGCCCACACTGGAAGAGCTTGAGGGCTGCCAGCCTATCTACGAGGAGTTCCCCGGCTTTACCGAGGACATCTCAAAGTGCACAAGCTTCGACGAGCTCCCTGCTAACTGCAAGAGCTATATCGCACGCCTTGAAGAGCTGGTAGGCTGCCATGTAAGCATGGTAGGTATCGGTCCTGACAGAGCACAGATACTGGAAAGATAA
- a CDS encoding diguanylate cyclase domain-containing protein, translated as MGNNENRIRSSKRNFILALILLMLTNTLMAFTLSALAKKNLREQINQRMLDVSNTAAYMLNGDELEELKAEDKGTESYNKALGILRSFQENIELDYIYGIRQEADGSFSFTIDPAEEDPGEFGAPIVSTEALRNAANGIADVDKKAYSDEWGRFYSAYSPVFNSEGKVAGIVGVDFNADWYDGKLNNNRVISLVILMMALSVGIVLSFIILSQNRKRFSAMFKELDQLNDAAERINATLLQTSIKKLDFLPESERALLKTLANGEENKQVVHDEYAEMTSNLQSVYQKLDKYSKYIENNVYKDELTHTFNKAAYKNAIRELDEDIKNGEPKFSVAFFDLNGLDHINAHFGFEAGDELMFHSARLLKKVFGKDNIYRVIGDEFIAIMRDKGTIDMDELFQSFDYELREFNNSKKSVHELGIAKGTCSYKPDKYDNYRHVFITARERMFKDKERYYRNKQK; from the coding sequence ATGGGCAACAACGAAAACAGAATACGCTCAAGCAAACGCAACTTCATTTTAGCTCTCATTTTGCTGATGCTGACAAATACGCTTATGGCTTTTACTCTTTCCGCACTTGCGAAAAAGAACCTGCGCGAACAAATAAATCAGCGTATGCTTGATGTCTCAAACACTGCGGCATATATGCTCAACGGCGACGAGCTTGAAGAATTAAAAGCCGAGGATAAAGGCACGGAAAGCTACAATAAAGCCCTCGGTATCCTCAGATCTTTTCAGGAAAACATAGAACTTGACTATATTTACGGTATAAGACAGGAGGCTGACGGGTCATTCTCCTTCACCATTGACCCTGCCGAAGAAGACCCCGGTGAATTCGGCGCTCCCATTGTCTCAACCGAAGCGCTCAGAAACGCCGCCAATGGTATAGCCGACGTAGATAAAAAAGCATACTCCGATGAATGGGGACGCTTCTATTCGGCATACAGCCCTGTTTTCAACTCTGAGGGCAAGGTGGCAGGCATAGTCGGAGTGGATTTCAACGCGGACTGGTACGACGGTAAGCTGAACAATAATAGGGTCATATCCCTTGTTATCCTCATGATGGCTCTGTCGGTAGGTATCGTCCTTTCGTTCATTATCCTTTCTCAGAACAGAAAGCGCTTTTCCGCAATGTTCAAGGAGCTCGACCAGCTCAACGACGCTGCCGAAAGGATAAACGCCACCCTGTTGCAGACCTCAATAAAAAAGCTGGATTTTCTGCCCGAAAGTGAAAGAGCTCTGCTCAAAACGCTTGCAAACGGTGAGGAAAACAAGCAGGTTGTTCACGATGAGTATGCCGAAATGACATCAAATCTGCAATCCGTTTATCAGAAGCTGGATAAATACTCAAAATACATAGAGAATAACGTCTACAAGGACGAGCTCACACACACCTTTAACAAGGCGGCTTATAAAAACGCTATCAGAGAACTTGACGAGGATATAAAAAACGGTGAACCCAAATTCTCAGTCGCCTTTTTCGACCTGAACGGTCTGGATCACATAAATGCGCACTTCGGTTTTGAAGCAGGCGACGAGCTTATGTTCCATTCCGCAAGACTTCTGAAAAAGGTATTCGGAAAAGACAATATCTACCGTGTCATCGGTGATGAGTTCATCGCTATCATGCGTGACAAGGGCACCATTGATATGGATGAGCTTTTCCAGAGCTTTGACTACGAACTGAGAGAATTCAACAACAGCAAAAAGAGCGTTCATGAACTGGGCATCGCTAAGGGAACCTGCTCATACAAACCTGATAAATATGATAATTACCGCCATGTCTTTATTACAGCAAGAGAGCGTATGTTCAAGGACAAGGAAAGATACTATCGTAACAAACAAAAATGA
- a CDS encoding ComEC/Rec2 family competence protein, with protein MLNIKKTAALLLSSVLAASSLFACNEKQSGGKANASDLKVTFFDVGKADAMVLQSETATVVIDCGEKGDGKNISNLLKDSDTTVIDYLIITHFDKDHVGGASKVLKSFEVKNVLTPDYEGNVEEYEKFEETLTGVSTNVMKLKEDVSFTLDDVDYTVYAPKKDFYGDGDSAENNFSLVTKAVHHDNTLLFTGDAMEERLDEIMDIGKCTLLKVPYHGRKLDNLDDFLKATEPKCAVVCTSSSEFSGKMQDLLKKRGITTYATCFNGDITAVSDGSQIKIDAEKGSSL; from the coding sequence ATGCTTAATATAAAGAAGACCGCAGCTCTGCTGCTTTCATCGGTTTTAGCCGCTTCATCACTGTTTGCCTGCAATGAGAAGCAGTCAGGCGGCAAAGCGAATGCCAGTGACCTTAAAGTGACCTTTTTCGACGTGGGAAAGGCTGATGCCATGGTGCTCCAGTCGGAGACAGCCACTGTAGTCATCGACTGCGGCGAAAAGGGCGACGGCAAGAATATCTCCAATCTGCTCAAAGACAGCGACACCACCGTTATCGACTACCTTATCATAACCCATTTCGATAAAGACCACGTCGGCGGAGCTTCAAAGGTGCTGAAATCATTCGAGGTCAAGAACGTTCTCACTCCCGACTATGAGGGAAATGTGGAGGAATACGAGAAGTTTGAGGAGACTCTTACAGGCGTCAGCACCAATGTCATGAAGTTGAAAGAGGACGTCTCATTTACCCTCGACGACGTGGACTATACCGTATACGCGCCGAAAAAGGACTTCTACGGCGACGGCGACAGCGCCGAGAACAACTTCTCGCTGGTCACAAAGGCAGTTCACCACGACAATACCCTGCTGTTCACAGGCGACGCCATGGAGGAGAGGCTTGACGAGATAATGGATATCGGCAAATGCACGCTTCTCAAAGTCCCGTACCACGGCAGAAAGCTGGATAATCTGGACGATTTTCTCAAAGCTACAGAGCCGAAATGCGCTGTGGTATGCACTTCGAGCAGCGAATTCTCGGGCAAGATGCAGGACCTGCTGAAAAAGAGAGGCATAACCACTTATGCTACCTGCTTCAACGGTGACATAACCGCAGTCAGTGACGGCAGTCAGATAAAGATCGACGCTGAAAAGGGCTCTTCTTTGTAA